A single genomic interval of Mycteria americana isolate JAX WOST 10 ecotype Jacksonville Zoo and Gardens chromosome 20, USCA_MyAme_1.0, whole genome shotgun sequence harbors:
- the OARD1 gene encoding ADP-ribose glycohydrolase OARD1 isoform X1 — protein MWGALGRFFVAQAPARRIVLHSVSAATEVFTVAHATMATHFSKDQEERIKCVKGDLFSCPQTDSLAHCISEDCRMGAGIAVLFKKKFGGVQELLDQQKKTGEVAVLQREDRYIYYLITKKKVSHKPTYENMRKSLEAMKAHCLNNGVTDISMPRIGCGLDGLDWNKVSAILGEVFEDTDIKITVYTL, from the exons atGTGGGGAGCGCTGGGCAGGTTCTTCGTGGCGCAAGCCCCGGCCCGGCGGATCGTTCTTCACAGCGTGTCCGCGG CCACAGAAGTCTTCACCGTAGCCCACGCTACCATGGCCACCCACTTCTCCAAGGATCAGGAGGAGAGA ATCAAGTGTGTTAAGGGGGACCTTTTCTCATGCCCCCAGACGGACTCACTGGCTCATTGCATCAGCGAGGACTGTCGCATGGGTGCAGGCATAGctgttctttttaagaaaaagtttggCGGCGTACAAGAGCTGTTGGATCAAC AAAAGAAGACTGGGGAGGTGGCGGTTCTCCAAAGAGAGGACCGATACATTTACTACCTG ATTACAAAGAAGAAAGTTTCTCACAAACCAACGTATGAGAATATGCGAAAGAGTTTAGAAGCCATGAAGGCTCACTGTCTAAACAATGGAGTTACTGACATTTCCATGCCTAG GATTGGATGTGGACTTGACGGCCTGGATTGGAATAAAGTTTCAGCAATACTTGGGGAGGTGTTTGAAGACACAGATATAAAGATCACAGTTTACACTCTGTGA
- the APOBEC2 gene encoding LOW QUALITY PROTEIN: C->U-editing enzyme APOBEC-2 (The sequence of the model RefSeq protein was modified relative to this genomic sequence to represent the inferred CDS: substituted 1 base at 1 genomic stop codon), whose protein sequence is MWAYTVGFTVLPHVGGFLGWFVNRKEIPVWYEKLKKPSWCPPRKIFPVAWTVLYTGMGYASYLIWNDLGGCSSKAILPLGLYGAQLALNWAWPPFFFGAHNLKMRPXLNTPILKKMAEKQEEPSNTQNGEPDNAEEGEEKKKKKLKREDLPPFEIVTGERLPAIFFKFQFRNVEYSSGRNKTFLCYVVETQGKESVTSRGYLEDEHAAAHAEMAFFNTILPKCESSLRYNVTWYVSSSPCVTCADRITETLKKNKNLRLTIMVGRLFMWEEPEMQAALKKMKSAGCKLRIMKPQDFEYVWQNFVEQEEGEEAKAFVPWEDIQENFQYYEEKLAEILQ, encoded by the exons ATGTGGGCTTATACTGTTGGTTTTACCGTCCTGCCTCATGTTGGAGGTTTCCTTGGCTGGTTCGTTAATCGAAAAGAAATACCTGTTtggtatgagaagctgaaaaaaccTTCATGGTGTCCACCCCGCAAAATATTCCCTGTTGCTTGGACTGTCCTGTACACTGGCATGGG CTATGCCTCCTACCTGATATGGAATgacctgggtggctgcagcagcaaagctatCCTCCCGCTTGGCCTCTATGGGGCTCAGCTGGCCTTGAACTGGGCTTGGCCTCCCTTCTTCTTCGGTGCACATAACCTGAAGATG cgGCCATAACTTAATACCCCTATACTCAAGAAGAtggcagaaaagcaggaggaacCCAGCAACACCCAGAATGGTGAACCTGACAACGCAGAAGAGGgcgaggaaaaaaagaagaagaagttgAAGCGGGAAGACCTGCCACCATTTGAAATTGTGACAGG GGAGCGCCTCCCAGCCATATTTTTCAAATTCCAGTTCAGGAACGTGGAATACAGCTCAGGCAGGAACAAAACCTTCCTGTGTTATGTTGTTGAGACCCAAGGCAAAGAGTCAGTGACTTCTCGGGGTTACCTGGAAGACGAGCATGCAGCCGCCCATGCAGAAATGGCTTTCTTCAACACAATTTTACCGAAGTGTGAATCAAGCCTCCGCTACAACGTCACGTGGTACGTCTCCTCCAGTCCCTGTGTGACCTGTGCTGATCGGATAACCGAGACCCTAAAGAAGAACAAGAACCTGCGTCTGACAATCATGGTAGGGCGCCTCTTCATGTGGGAAGAACCAGAAATGCAGGCTgccctgaaaaaaatgaagtcagctgGCTGCAAGCTGAGGATTATGAAGCCTCAAGACTTTGAGTATGTCTGGCAGAACTTTGTGgaacaggaggaaggagaggaagcaaaGGCTTTTGTGCCATGGGAGGACATTCAAGAGAACTTCCAGTATTACGAGGAAAAGTTGGCCGAGATTTTGCAATGA
- the OARD1 gene encoding ADP-ribose glycohydrolase OARD1 isoform X2, producing the protein MATHFSKDQEERIKCVKGDLFSCPQTDSLAHCISEDCRMGAGIAVLFKKKFGGVQELLDQQKKTGEVAVLQREDRYIYYLITKKKVSHKPTYENMRKSLEAMKAHCLNNGVTDISMPRIGCGLDGLDWNKVSAILGEVFEDTDIKITVYTL; encoded by the exons ATGGCCACCCACTTCTCCAAGGATCAGGAGGAGAGA ATCAAGTGTGTTAAGGGGGACCTTTTCTCATGCCCCCAGACGGACTCACTGGCTCATTGCATCAGCGAGGACTGTCGCATGGGTGCAGGCATAGctgttctttttaagaaaaagtttggCGGCGTACAAGAGCTGTTGGATCAAC AAAAGAAGACTGGGGAGGTGGCGGTTCTCCAAAGAGAGGACCGATACATTTACTACCTG ATTACAAAGAAGAAAGTTTCTCACAAACCAACGTATGAGAATATGCGAAAGAGTTTAGAAGCCATGAAGGCTCACTGTCTAAACAATGGAGTTACTGACATTTCCATGCCTAG GATTGGATGTGGACTTGACGGCCTGGATTGGAATAAAGTTTCAGCAATACTTGGGGAGGTGTTTGAAGACACAGATATAAAGATCACAGTTTACACTCTGTGA